One region of Ptychodera flava strain L36383 chromosome 3 unlocalized genomic scaffold, AS_Pfla_20210202 Scaffold_27__1_contigs__length_13241970_pilon, whole genome shotgun sequence genomic DNA includes:
- the LOC139126306 gene encoding cyclic GMP-AMP synthase-like isoform X1 gives MAKLMAEVLVRPVALLFIAIFCQHGDVQGTTKLSTLQVALDEFYDKKVNIPDARMDAAKTVVREIEAILKPRLTKLLDLEYDITMDQNWKYTGSAFENLKVFDPDDFDIMIPFDMTHHLERPNRKYTDSSSSPQFSFAECQTPKTAFNFLYPANGSSKLSSWYNDIFVLDSKKVMSRFHSVLQKAMNLVNFGDKRVWIGQDGPAMKVQASYKDQNKEHKLKIDMVVAVSDCNRYYVAKSDRYDTAVGAKGKWRLSYSDEEKKAILSANTLGDKSKVFKLVKAFCKKDGPLAVLESYYLKTVYLHMLDKYPGQWTDTSEFFVKFLEELLTFLQTRNLPMYF, from the exons ATGGCGAAATTAATGGCAGAAGTGTTGGTTCGGCCAGTCGCCTTGCTGTTTATTGCTATATTTTGCCAACATGGAGACGTTCAGGGAACAACAAAGCTATCGACG CTGCAGGTTGCACTGGATGAGTTCTACGACAAAAAAGTCAACATTCCCGATGCAAGGATGGACGCTGCAAAGACAGTCGTCAGGGAAATAGAAGCTATATTGAAACCCAGACTGACTAAATTACTCGACCTGGAATATGACATAACAATGGATCAGAACTGGAAATATACTGGTAGCGCGTTTGAAAACCTTAAAGTGTTCGATCCAGATGACTTTGATATAATGATTCCGTTTGACATGACACATCATTTGGAAAGACCAAACAGAAAATACACAGATTCGTCGTCATCTCCGCAGTTTTCTTTCGCTGAATGTCAAACACCAAAGACAGCTTTTAATTTCTTATACCCTGCCAATGGTTCGTCCAAACTTTCAAGTTGGTATAATGATATCTTCGTTCTGGACTCCAAGAAGGTTATGAGTCGTTTCCATAGTGTTTTGCAGAAAGCCATGAACTTGGTGAATTTCGGTGACAAACGTGTGTGGATTGGTCAGGACGGACCTGCAATGAAAGTTCAAGCGTCGTATAAAGATCAAAATAAAGAACACAAACTAAAGATTGATATGGTTGTCGCAGTGTCTGATTGTAATAG atACTATGTGGCAAAATCCGATAGGTATGACACTGCAGTGGGCGCCAAAGGAAAATGGCGGCTTTCGTATTCCGATGAAGAGAAGAAAGCGATTCTATCAGCCAATACTTTGGGAGACAAAAGTAAAGTTTTTAAGTTAGTAAAGGCTTTCTGTAAGAAAGATGGCCCTCTAGCGGTTTTAGAATCTTATTATCTGAAGACTGTTTATCTACATATGCTAGATAAGTACCCCGGACAATGGACAGACACCAGTGAATTTTTCGTGAAATTCCTGGAGGAACTGCTTACTTTCCTACAAACTCGCAATTTGCCaatgtatttttga
- the LOC139126306 gene encoding cyclic GMP-AMP synthase-like isoform X2 codes for MAKLMAEVLVRPVALLFIAIFCQHGDVQGTTKLSTVALDEFYDKKVNIPDARMDAAKTVVREIEAILKPRLTKLLDLEYDITMDQNWKYTGSAFENLKVFDPDDFDIMIPFDMTHHLERPNRKYTDSSSSPQFSFAECQTPKTAFNFLYPANGSSKLSSWYNDIFVLDSKKVMSRFHSVLQKAMNLVNFGDKRVWIGQDGPAMKVQASYKDQNKEHKLKIDMVVAVSDCNRYYVAKSDRYDTAVGAKGKWRLSYSDEEKKAILSANTLGDKSKVFKLVKAFCKKDGPLAVLESYYLKTVYLHMLDKYPGQWTDTSEFFVKFLEELLTFLQTRNLPMYF; via the exons ATGGCGAAATTAATGGCAGAAGTGTTGGTTCGGCCAGTCGCCTTGCTGTTTATTGCTATATTTTGCCAACATGGAGACGTTCAGGGAACAACAAAGCTATCGACG GTTGCACTGGATGAGTTCTACGACAAAAAAGTCAACATTCCCGATGCAAGGATGGACGCTGCAAAGACAGTCGTCAGGGAAATAGAAGCTATATTGAAACCCAGACTGACTAAATTACTCGACCTGGAATATGACATAACAATGGATCAGAACTGGAAATATACTGGTAGCGCGTTTGAAAACCTTAAAGTGTTCGATCCAGATGACTTTGATATAATGATTCCGTTTGACATGACACATCATTTGGAAAGACCAAACAGAAAATACACAGATTCGTCGTCATCTCCGCAGTTTTCTTTCGCTGAATGTCAAACACCAAAGACAGCTTTTAATTTCTTATACCCTGCCAATGGTTCGTCCAAACTTTCAAGTTGGTATAATGATATCTTCGTTCTGGACTCCAAGAAGGTTATGAGTCGTTTCCATAGTGTTTTGCAGAAAGCCATGAACTTGGTGAATTTCGGTGACAAACGTGTGTGGATTGGTCAGGACGGACCTGCAATGAAAGTTCAAGCGTCGTATAAAGATCAAAATAAAGAACACAAACTAAAGATTGATATGGTTGTCGCAGTGTCTGATTGTAATAG atACTATGTGGCAAAATCCGATAGGTATGACACTGCAGTGGGCGCCAAAGGAAAATGGCGGCTTTCGTATTCCGATGAAGAGAAGAAAGCGATTCTATCAGCCAATACTTTGGGAGACAAAAGTAAAGTTTTTAAGTTAGTAAAGGCTTTCTGTAAGAAAGATGGCCCTCTAGCGGTTTTAGAATCTTATTATCTGAAGACTGTTTATCTACATATGCTAGATAAGTACCCCGGACAATGGACAGACACCAGTGAATTTTTCGTGAAATTCCTGGAGGAACTGCTTACTTTCCTACAAACTCGCAATTTGCCaatgtatttttga